A region from the Sphaerodactylus townsendi isolate TG3544 linkage group LG01, MPM_Stown_v2.3, whole genome shotgun sequence genome encodes:
- the RAB3GAP2 gene encoding rab3 GTPase-activating protein non-catalytic subunit isoform X3, giving the protein MACALVPFCSFQDLESARDFLCSHLRQGGAGATGGVKESSCGKAANWEDDDWGAWEEGGDVQEPEEEEESASKIQASSWLQDCVVSLSPTNDLMVIAREQKAVFFVPKWKHSEKGKEEMQYAVGWSGSLNVEEGECVSSTLCIPLASQKRSSTGRPDWTCIVVGFTSGYVRFYTENGVLLLAQLLNEDPVLQLKCRTYDIPRHPGVTEQNEEMSILYPSAVVTIDGFSLFQSLRACRNQVARASGNENVQPPPLTYKKWGLQDVDTIVDHVSIGIMTLSPFDQMKTASNIGGYHAAIKNSPPAMSQYITVGSNPFAGFFYALEGSSQPLLSHVALAVASKLTSALFNAASGWLGWKHKQEEESIQKQKPKVEPATPLAVRFGIPDSRRHGERICLSPCNSLAAVTDDFGRVLLLDVARGLAIRMWKGYRDAQVGWIQIVEDLHERESEKMDFSPVGSSQGPSRVAQFLVIYAPRRGILEVWSTQQGPRVGAFNVGKHCRLLYPGYKIMGLNSITSKGWQPQTYQICLVDPVSGTVKTVHVPFHLALSDKKSERAKDMHLVKKLAALLKAKTLNLDVIEAEVKELILDIKYPATKKQALESILANVRLPLSSLTTITQTLMDTLRNQEGECVDEGLLLFCANKLKLLQLHESVNKINCVSMPLEMVPSDNDLAKLLRLDEKAFTRLQMLLENYKVQDTQLSVHFAEDKDGVLPVKTFLEHLECEKDTVDVKKLEEREYVALGSFFFWKCLHGKSSTEEMCHILVSAGFSPQQLLSLLLSVWLSKEKDILHGTQTICCLHAALSLLSKMTTAVDESWDSQSVSPWWQQMRTACVQSENNGAALLSAHVGHSVTAQITDSIAEKKFSQITLGADTDPWEALSLDTEYWKLLLKQLEDCLILQTLLHSKVSKKRSQVPSVQTEPLGKLSVKKLLQGGKGGIADSVAKWVFKQDLSPLLLRLGWKKESEEELPETGSILVVEGEEDQAGLESILELLHLAYQQFPCSLELDVLHAHCCWEYVVQWNKYPEEAHFLTRSIDHLRCIDNAHVQHGIALMMWNTFIVKRLSAATYLMDKVGKAPKDRLCRRDVGMSDSAMTSFLGCCSDLLQTLMEADIRSDEMQLPVLDTEDAWASVEGQISLVELALEQKHIHYPLVEHQSVLCTVLYGIMKFSLKSVKPLSLFDSKGKNAFFKDLTSIQLLPSGEVDPALLSLRHQFLTKLLTALVQAQSSSRKNKGSPEEAVILSVKDRDWPALTVDLAQRLQVNEDAIRRHYVCELYNYGLDHLGEEAILQVHDKEVLASQLLVLTGQRLAYALLHTQTKEGMELLARLPPTLCTWLKAMDPQDLQNVEVPIATTAKLVDKVIEHLPENHGQYSVALNLIEAVEAMS; this is encoded by the exons caAAATGGAAGCACAgtgaaaaagggaaagaagaaatgcaATATGCCGTTGGCTGGAGTGGCTCTTTAAATGTCGAAGAAGG tGAATGTGTAAGCAGTACATTGTGTATCCCGCTGGCAAGTCAAAAGAG GAGCTCCACAGGCCGACCTGACTGGACCTGTATTGTTGTAGGCTTCACCTCTGGCTACGTTCGCTTCTACACAGAG AATGGAGTACTGCTTCTGGCACAGCTTTTAAATGAAGATCCAGTCCTGCAGCTTAAATGCAGAACATACGATATTCCCCGGCATCCTGGAGTTACTGAACAG AATGAGGAAATGAGTATCTTATATCCTTCTGCAGTTGTGACAATTGATGGTTTCAGCCTATTTCAGTCCCTCCGTGCTTGTCGAAATCAGGTGGCAAGAG CTTCAGGTAATGAGAATGTTCAGCCACCTCCATTAACTTATAAGAAATGGGGCTTGCAGGATGTGGATACCATAGTCGATCATGTTAGTATTG gtATCATGACTCTGTCACCTTTTGATCAAATGAAGACTGCTTCCAACATTGGTGGATATCATGCTGCTATAAAGAATAGCCCTCCTGCTATGTCTCAGTACATCACTGTAGGGTCAAATCCTTTCGCTGGTTTCTTTTATGCCCTTGAG GGTAGTTCGCAGCCACTCTTGTCTCATGTTGCTTTAGCTGTTGCAAGCAAGCTGACATCTGCGTTATTTAACGCTGCCAG TGGTTGGCTTGGCTGGAAGCAcaaacaggaagaagagtcaatACAGAAGCAGAAACCCAAAGTAGAGCCGGCGACTCCTTTAGCTGTAAG gttTGGAATTCCAGATTCCCGCCGTCATGGCGAGAGGATATGCCTTTCTCCCTGTAACTCTCTGGCTGCAGTAACTGATGATTTTGGAAGGGTTCTTCTGTTGGATGTTGCAAGAGGACTCGCTATTCGCATGTGGAAGG GGTACCGTGATGCACAGGTTGGATGGATTCAGATTGTGGAAGATCTTCATGAAAGGGAATCTGAAAAGATGGATTTTTCTCCTGTTGGCAGTTCTCAAGGGCCAAGCAGAGTGGCTCAGTTTCTGGTGATTTATGCCCCCAGAAGAGGAATTCTGGAGGTGTGGAGCACACAACAGGGTCCAAGGGTTGGAGCCTTCAATGTAGGGAAACACTGcag GTTACTGTATCCTGGCTATAAAATAATGGGCCTGAACAGCATAACGAGTAAGGGCTGGCAGCCTCAAACTTACCAGATCTGCCTTGTTGATCCAGTGTCAGGAACAGTAAAAACTGTTCACGTACCTTTCCATTTAGCACTGAG tgATAAGAAAAGTGAACGAGCAAAAGACATGCATCTAGTGAAGAAGTTAGCTGCTTTGCTGAAAGCTAAAACATTAAATCtcg ATGTGATTGAGGCAGAAGTGAAGGAATTAATTCTTGATATTAAATATCCTGCTACTAAAAAACAG gctTTGGAGAGCATCCTCGCAAATGTGCGTTTGCCACTTTCTTCTCTAACAACCATCACACAGACGTTGATGGATACCTTAAGAAATCAGG AGGGAGAGTGTGTCGATGAAGGACTACTACTGTTCTGTGCAAACAAGTTGAAGCTACTGCAACTTCATGAGTCCGTCAACAAGATAAATTGTGTGTCCATGCCGCTGGAGATGGTACCATCTGATAAT GACTTGGCTAAATTACTCAGGTTAGATGAAAAAGCATTTACTAGGCTGCAGATGCTCCTGGAGAACTACAAGGTGCAGGACACCCAACTTTCTGTCCATTTTGCGGAGGATAAAGATGGAGTGCTGCCTGTGAAAACTTTCTTAGAGCATTTGGAGTGTGAAAAAGACACGGTTGATGTGAAGAAGCTTGAGGAAAGAGAATATGTGGCTTTAG gaagtttttttttctggaaatgtttACATGGCAAAAGTTCAACAGAAGAAATGTGCCATATCTTGGTATCAGCAGGATTTAGTCCCCAACAGTTACTG TCGCTGCTTCTCAGTGTGTGGCTTTCCAAGGAAAAAGATATTCTTCATGGGACACAGACCATTTGCTGTCTTCATGCTGCATTGTCCCTTCTGAGCAAAATGACTA CTGCTGTTGATGAGTCATGGGATTCCCAGTCAGTCTCCCCCTGGTGGCAGCAAATGCGCACGGCCTGTGTTCAGTCTGAGAATAACGGAGCTGCCTTATTATCAGCTCATGTTGGGCATTCTGTAACAGCCCAGATAACTGATAGCATAGCAGAGAAAAAG TTTTCCCAGATAACTTTAGGTGCTGACACAGACCCTTGGGAAGCGCTCTCCCTTGATACGGAGTACTGGAAGCTTCTGCTGAAGCAGTTAGAAGACTGCCTGATACTTCAGACCCTCCTGCATAGTAAAGTGAGCAAGAAGAGAAGTCAGGTGCCATCTGTGCAGACTGAGCCACTTGGCAAACTGTCTGTAAAGAAGCTGCTCCAAGGAGGAAAAG gaGGCATTGCCGATAGTGTAGCAAAATGGGTTTTCAAGCAAGACCTGAGTCCACTATTACTTCGATtgggatggaaaaaagaaagtgaagaagaacTTCCAGAGACTGGTAGTATCCTTGTAGTTGAGGGTGAGGAAGACCAGGCTGGACTAGAATCCATACTAG AATTGCTGCATTTAGCATATCAGCAGTTTCCTTGTAGCCTGGAACTGGATGTACTCCATGCGCACTGCTGTTGGGAGTATGTTGTGCAGTGGAACAAATACCCAGAG GAAGCACACTTTCTCACGAGGTCTATAGATCATCTCAGATGCATTGATAATGCTCATGTCCAGCATG GAATTGCCCTAATGATGTGGAACACTTTTATAGTGAAGAGGCTTTCTGCTGCTACCTACTTAATGGACAAG GTTGGAAAAGCACCGAAGGACAGATTATGCAGAAgg GACGTAGGGATGAGCGACTCTGCAATGACGTCTTTTCTTGGCTGTTGCTCAGATCTTCTTCAGACTCTCATGGAG GCTGACATACGGAGCGATGAAATGCAACTTCCTGTGCTGGATACAGAAGATGCATGGGCATCTGTCGAAGGCCAGATCTCATTGGTGGAATTAGCCCTGGAGCAGAAACATATCCATTACCCTCTTGTGGAGCACCAGTCCGTGCTCTGCACTGTTCTGTATGGAATCATGAAGTTTTCATTGAAGAGTGTGAAgcccctctctctttttgatagtAAG GGCAAAAATGCCTTTTTCAAAGACCTGACTTCAATTCAGTTGCTGCCTAGTGGCGAGGTGGATCCTGCTCTGTTGTCTCTGCGCCATCAA ttcttAACCAAACTGTTGACTGCGTTAGTACAAGCCCAGTCTTCATCCCGGAAAAATAAAGGTAGCCCAGAAGAGGCGGTAATCCTGTCAGTGAAAGATAGAGATTGGCCGGCACTGACTGTGGACTTGGCTCAGCGCCTTCAGGTCAATGAGGATGCGATTAGGCGGCACTACGTGTGTGAACTTTATAATTATGGCCTAGATCATCTTGGAGAAGAG GCTATTCTTCAAGTGCATGACAAGGAAGTCCTTGCATCTCAGCTGCTGGTGCTGACAGGCCAGAGGTTGGCCTATGCATTGTTGCACacccagaccaaggaaggtatgGAGCTGCTTGCTAGGCTGCCCCCAACACTCTGCACTTGGCTTAAAGCTATG GACCCCCAGGATCTTCAAAATGTAGAAGTGCCAATCGCTACAACTGCAAAGCTCGTTGACAAAGTGATAGAACACTTACCTGAAAACCATGGGCAGTACAGCGTTGCCTTGAATCTAATTGAGGCAGTGGAAGCTATGTCATGA
- the RAB3GAP2 gene encoding rab3 GTPase-activating protein non-catalytic subunit isoform X2 produces MACALVPFCSFQDLESARDFLCSHLRQGGAGATGGVKESSCGKAANWEDDDWGAWEEGGDVQEPEEEESASKIQASSWLQDCVVSLSPTNDLMVIAREQKAVFFVPKWKHSEKGKEEMQYAVGWSGSLNVEEGECVSSTLCIPLASQKRSSTGRPDWTCIVVGFTSGYVRFYTENGVLLLAQLLNEDPVLQLKCRTYDIPRHPGVTEQNEEMSILYPSAVVTIDGFSLFQSLRACRNQVARATASGNENVQPPPLTYKKWGLQDVDTIVDHVSIGIMTLSPFDQMKTASNIGGYHAAIKNSPPAMSQYITVGSNPFAGFFYALEGSSQPLLSHVALAVASKLTSALFNAASGWLGWKHKQEEESIQKQKPKVEPATPLAVRFGIPDSRRHGERICLSPCNSLAAVTDDFGRVLLLDVARGLAIRMWKGYRDAQVGWIQIVEDLHERESEKMDFSPVGSSQGPSRVAQFLVIYAPRRGILEVWSTQQGPRVGAFNVGKHCRLLYPGYKIMGLNSITSKGWQPQTYQICLVDPVSGTVKTVHVPFHLALSDKKSERAKDMHLVKKLAALLKAKTLNLDVIEAEVKELILDIKYPATKKQALESILANVRLPLSSLTTITQTLMDTLRNQEGECVDEGLLLFCANKLKLLQLHESVNKINCVSMPLEMVPSDNDLAKLLRLDEKAFTRLQMLLENYKVQDTQLSVHFAEDKDGVLPVKTFLEHLECEKDTVDVKKLEEREYVALGSFFFWKCLHGKSSTEEMCHILVSAGFSPQQLLSLLLSVWLSKEKDILHGTQTICCLHAALSLLSKMTTAVDESWDSQSVSPWWQQMRTACVQSENNGAALLSAHVGHSVTAQITDSIAEKKFSQITLGADTDPWEALSLDTEYWKLLLKQLEDCLILQTLLHSKVSKKRSQVPSVQTEPLGKLSVKKLLQGGKGGIADSVAKWVFKQDLSPLLLRLGWKKESEEELPETGSILVVEGEEDQAGLESILELLHLAYQQFPCSLELDVLHAHCCWEYVVQWNKYPEEAHFLTRSIDHLRCIDNAHVQHGIALMMWNTFIVKRLSAATYLMDKVGKAPKDRLCRRDVGMSDSAMTSFLGCCSDLLQTLMEADIRSDEMQLPVLDTEDAWASVEGQISLVELALEQKHIHYPLVEHQSVLCTVLYGIMKFSLKSVKPLSLFDSKGKNAFFKDLTSIQLLPSGEVDPALLSLRHQFLTKLLTALVQAQSSSRKNKGSPEEAVILSVKDRDWPALTVDLAQRLQVNEDAIRRHYVCELYNYGLDHLGEEAILQVHDKEVLASQLLVLTGQRLAYALLHTQTKEGMELLARLPPTLCTWLKAMDPQDLQNVEVPIATTAKLVDKVIEHLPENHGQYSVALNLIEAVEAMS; encoded by the exons caAAATGGAAGCACAgtgaaaaagggaaagaagaaatgcaATATGCCGTTGGCTGGAGTGGCTCTTTAAATGTCGAAGAAGG tGAATGTGTAAGCAGTACATTGTGTATCCCGCTGGCAAGTCAAAAGAG GAGCTCCACAGGCCGACCTGACTGGACCTGTATTGTTGTAGGCTTCACCTCTGGCTACGTTCGCTTCTACACAGAG AATGGAGTACTGCTTCTGGCACAGCTTTTAAATGAAGATCCAGTCCTGCAGCTTAAATGCAGAACATACGATATTCCCCGGCATCCTGGAGTTACTGAACAG AATGAGGAAATGAGTATCTTATATCCTTCTGCAGTTGTGACAATTGATGGTTTCAGCCTATTTCAGTCCCTCCGTGCTTGTCGAAATCAGGTGGCAAGAG CTACAGCTTCAGGTAATGAGAATGTTCAGCCACCTCCATTAACTTATAAGAAATGGGGCTTGCAGGATGTGGATACCATAGTCGATCATGTTAGTATTG gtATCATGACTCTGTCACCTTTTGATCAAATGAAGACTGCTTCCAACATTGGTGGATATCATGCTGCTATAAAGAATAGCCCTCCTGCTATGTCTCAGTACATCACTGTAGGGTCAAATCCTTTCGCTGGTTTCTTTTATGCCCTTGAG GGTAGTTCGCAGCCACTCTTGTCTCATGTTGCTTTAGCTGTTGCAAGCAAGCTGACATCTGCGTTATTTAACGCTGCCAG TGGTTGGCTTGGCTGGAAGCAcaaacaggaagaagagtcaatACAGAAGCAGAAACCCAAAGTAGAGCCGGCGACTCCTTTAGCTGTAAG gttTGGAATTCCAGATTCCCGCCGTCATGGCGAGAGGATATGCCTTTCTCCCTGTAACTCTCTGGCTGCAGTAACTGATGATTTTGGAAGGGTTCTTCTGTTGGATGTTGCAAGAGGACTCGCTATTCGCATGTGGAAGG GGTACCGTGATGCACAGGTTGGATGGATTCAGATTGTGGAAGATCTTCATGAAAGGGAATCTGAAAAGATGGATTTTTCTCCTGTTGGCAGTTCTCAAGGGCCAAGCAGAGTGGCTCAGTTTCTGGTGATTTATGCCCCCAGAAGAGGAATTCTGGAGGTGTGGAGCACACAACAGGGTCCAAGGGTTGGAGCCTTCAATGTAGGGAAACACTGcag GTTACTGTATCCTGGCTATAAAATAATGGGCCTGAACAGCATAACGAGTAAGGGCTGGCAGCCTCAAACTTACCAGATCTGCCTTGTTGATCCAGTGTCAGGAACAGTAAAAACTGTTCACGTACCTTTCCATTTAGCACTGAG tgATAAGAAAAGTGAACGAGCAAAAGACATGCATCTAGTGAAGAAGTTAGCTGCTTTGCTGAAAGCTAAAACATTAAATCtcg ATGTGATTGAGGCAGAAGTGAAGGAATTAATTCTTGATATTAAATATCCTGCTACTAAAAAACAG gctTTGGAGAGCATCCTCGCAAATGTGCGTTTGCCACTTTCTTCTCTAACAACCATCACACAGACGTTGATGGATACCTTAAGAAATCAGG AGGGAGAGTGTGTCGATGAAGGACTACTACTGTTCTGTGCAAACAAGTTGAAGCTACTGCAACTTCATGAGTCCGTCAACAAGATAAATTGTGTGTCCATGCCGCTGGAGATGGTACCATCTGATAAT GACTTGGCTAAATTACTCAGGTTAGATGAAAAAGCATTTACTAGGCTGCAGATGCTCCTGGAGAACTACAAGGTGCAGGACACCCAACTTTCTGTCCATTTTGCGGAGGATAAAGATGGAGTGCTGCCTGTGAAAACTTTCTTAGAGCATTTGGAGTGTGAAAAAGACACGGTTGATGTGAAGAAGCTTGAGGAAAGAGAATATGTGGCTTTAG gaagtttttttttctggaaatgtttACATGGCAAAAGTTCAACAGAAGAAATGTGCCATATCTTGGTATCAGCAGGATTTAGTCCCCAACAGTTACTG TCGCTGCTTCTCAGTGTGTGGCTTTCCAAGGAAAAAGATATTCTTCATGGGACACAGACCATTTGCTGTCTTCATGCTGCATTGTCCCTTCTGAGCAAAATGACTA CTGCTGTTGATGAGTCATGGGATTCCCAGTCAGTCTCCCCCTGGTGGCAGCAAATGCGCACGGCCTGTGTTCAGTCTGAGAATAACGGAGCTGCCTTATTATCAGCTCATGTTGGGCATTCTGTAACAGCCCAGATAACTGATAGCATAGCAGAGAAAAAG TTTTCCCAGATAACTTTAGGTGCTGACACAGACCCTTGGGAAGCGCTCTCCCTTGATACGGAGTACTGGAAGCTTCTGCTGAAGCAGTTAGAAGACTGCCTGATACTTCAGACCCTCCTGCATAGTAAAGTGAGCAAGAAGAGAAGTCAGGTGCCATCTGTGCAGACTGAGCCACTTGGCAAACTGTCTGTAAAGAAGCTGCTCCAAGGAGGAAAAG gaGGCATTGCCGATAGTGTAGCAAAATGGGTTTTCAAGCAAGACCTGAGTCCACTATTACTTCGATtgggatggaaaaaagaaagtgaagaagaacTTCCAGAGACTGGTAGTATCCTTGTAGTTGAGGGTGAGGAAGACCAGGCTGGACTAGAATCCATACTAG AATTGCTGCATTTAGCATATCAGCAGTTTCCTTGTAGCCTGGAACTGGATGTACTCCATGCGCACTGCTGTTGGGAGTATGTTGTGCAGTGGAACAAATACCCAGAG GAAGCACACTTTCTCACGAGGTCTATAGATCATCTCAGATGCATTGATAATGCTCATGTCCAGCATG GAATTGCCCTAATGATGTGGAACACTTTTATAGTGAAGAGGCTTTCTGCTGCTACCTACTTAATGGACAAG GTTGGAAAAGCACCGAAGGACAGATTATGCAGAAgg GACGTAGGGATGAGCGACTCTGCAATGACGTCTTTTCTTGGCTGTTGCTCAGATCTTCTTCAGACTCTCATGGAG GCTGACATACGGAGCGATGAAATGCAACTTCCTGTGCTGGATACAGAAGATGCATGGGCATCTGTCGAAGGCCAGATCTCATTGGTGGAATTAGCCCTGGAGCAGAAACATATCCATTACCCTCTTGTGGAGCACCAGTCCGTGCTCTGCACTGTTCTGTATGGAATCATGAAGTTTTCATTGAAGAGTGTGAAgcccctctctctttttgatagtAAG GGCAAAAATGCCTTTTTCAAAGACCTGACTTCAATTCAGTTGCTGCCTAGTGGCGAGGTGGATCCTGCTCTGTTGTCTCTGCGCCATCAA ttcttAACCAAACTGTTGACTGCGTTAGTACAAGCCCAGTCTTCATCCCGGAAAAATAAAGGTAGCCCAGAAGAGGCGGTAATCCTGTCAGTGAAAGATAGAGATTGGCCGGCACTGACTGTGGACTTGGCTCAGCGCCTTCAGGTCAATGAGGATGCGATTAGGCGGCACTACGTGTGTGAACTTTATAATTATGGCCTAGATCATCTTGGAGAAGAG GCTATTCTTCAAGTGCATGACAAGGAAGTCCTTGCATCTCAGCTGCTGGTGCTGACAGGCCAGAGGTTGGCCTATGCATTGTTGCACacccagaccaaggaaggtatgGAGCTGCTTGCTAGGCTGCCCCCAACACTCTGCACTTGGCTTAAAGCTATG GACCCCCAGGATCTTCAAAATGTAGAAGTGCCAATCGCTACAACTGCAAAGCTCGTTGACAAAGTGATAGAACACTTACCTGAAAACCATGGGCAGTACAGCGTTGCCTTGAATCTAATTGAGGCAGTGGAAGCTATGTCATGA